In Streptomyces chartreusis, the following proteins share a genomic window:
- a CDS encoding NCS1 family nucleobase:cation symporter-1, with product MTNTVPKGSPISQSADSGGRIELAPQAYPADSPFANEDLRPVPVAERKWTTYNFAALWISMAHCIPSWTLASGLVALGMDWKQAVFTIALANVIVLLPMLATGHAGPKYGIPFPVLARASFGLRGANIPAMIRAAVACGWFGIQTWIGGSGIFALGSKLTGGHWENAGQIAGNPWPLWLCFILFWAVQIAIIYRGMDFLRHFENWAAPFVIVGALVLLVWIAVKADGFGALLDQPSKLGWGPDFWPVFFPSLMGMIGFWATLSLNIPDFTRFGASQRAQTWGQSLGLPTTMTLFAILAVLVTSGSEVVYGEAIWDPVALAAKTDSAFGLLFALVVVLIATISVNIAANVVSPAYDLANLAPKLINFRTGALITGVVGILIFPWKLISTPEFYIFTWLGVVGGLLGTVAGILIADYWIVRRTVLHLADLYTPGGRYWYSSGWNWRAIAAFVVGGVLAVGGSYSGVGADGSKTGPFPADGLIPFLKPLADYGWAVGLGTALVLYVVLMGGRKERADA from the coding sequence ATGACCAATACAGTCCCCAAGGGGTCGCCGATATCCCAGTCCGCCGACAGCGGCGGCCGGATCGAGCTCGCCCCTCAGGCGTACCCCGCCGACAGCCCCTTCGCCAACGAGGACCTGCGTCCCGTCCCGGTCGCCGAGCGCAAGTGGACGACGTACAACTTCGCCGCCCTGTGGATCTCGATGGCCCACTGCATCCCCAGCTGGACCCTGGCCTCCGGCCTGGTCGCGCTCGGCATGGACTGGAAGCAGGCCGTCTTCACCATCGCGCTGGCCAACGTCATCGTGCTGCTGCCGATGCTGGCCACCGGGCACGCCGGGCCCAAGTACGGCATCCCCTTCCCGGTACTGGCGCGGGCCTCCTTCGGGCTGCGCGGCGCCAACATCCCGGCCATGATCCGGGCGGCCGTGGCCTGCGGCTGGTTCGGCATCCAGACCTGGATCGGCGGCAGCGGCATCTTCGCGCTCGGCTCCAAGCTCACCGGGGGCCACTGGGAGAACGCCGGCCAGATCGCGGGCAACCCGTGGCCGCTGTGGCTCTGCTTCATCCTGTTCTGGGCCGTGCAGATCGCCATCATCTACCGCGGCATGGACTTCCTGCGGCACTTCGAGAACTGGGCAGCGCCCTTCGTGATCGTCGGCGCGCTGGTCCTGCTGGTCTGGATCGCGGTCAAGGCGGACGGGTTCGGCGCGCTGCTCGACCAGCCCTCGAAGCTCGGCTGGGGCCCCGACTTCTGGCCGGTCTTCTTCCCGTCCCTGATGGGGATGATCGGCTTCTGGGCGACGCTCTCCCTGAACATCCCCGACTTCACCCGCTTCGGTGCCAGTCAGCGGGCGCAGACCTGGGGACAGTCCCTCGGTCTGCCGACGACCATGACGCTCTTCGCGATCCTGGCCGTCCTGGTCACGTCCGGCTCCGAGGTGGTCTACGGCGAGGCCATCTGGGACCCGGTCGCCCTGGCCGCCAAGACCGACAGCGCCTTCGGTCTGCTCTTCGCGCTCGTCGTGGTGCTGATCGCGACCATCTCCGTGAACATCGCGGCGAACGTGGTCTCCCCGGCGTACGACCTGGCGAACCTGGCGCCGAAGCTCATCAACTTCCGTACGGGCGCGCTGATCACCGGCGTCGTCGGCATCCTGATCTTCCCGTGGAAGCTGATCTCCACCCCGGAGTTCTACATCTTCACCTGGCTCGGCGTGGTCGGCGGCCTGCTCGGCACGGTCGCGGGCATCCTGATCGCCGACTACTGGATCGTCCGCCGGACGGTCCTGCACCTCGCCGACCTGTACACGCCCGGTGGACGCTACTGGTACTCCTCGGGCTGGAACTGGCGTGCCATCGCCGCCTTCGTCGTCGGCGGCGTCCTCGCGGTAGGCGGTTCGTACTCGGGTGTGGGCGCGGACGGCTCGAAGACCGGGCCGTTCCCGGCCGACGGACTGATCCCGTTCCTCAAGCCGCTCGCCGACTACGGCTGGGCGGTGGGCCTGGGCACCGCGCTCGTGCTGTACGTGGTGCTGATGGGCGGCCGCAAGGAACGCGCGGACGCCTGA